In one window of Cellulophaga sp. HaHa_2_95 DNA:
- a CDS encoding serine hydrolase, with product MLSKPISIIFFLLLITSCKEKSKVEFPHPIETALKATSPEIKNVVDSINKYEVQIKFTQIQRKNGKVLFTDHDFQTDATHYFYPASSVKLPIAILALEAINKIPDVHLNTKFYIEGDTIETTVAKEITKIFAISDNNAYNRLFEFLGQDTINQALHNKGIEDVRIAHRLAVDNADDITTKPIIIYMNDSTTRIRGKHINSVIKPLQLSSIKKGIAYLDEDDLLVKEPFNFDQKNYYPIEAQHQVLERIIFPEKFKQDEQFKISAAERDFLLQAMRSLPRENGYDATTYYDSYVKFFMFGDNQDPIPNTIDIYNKVGYAYGTLTDCAYIKDSINKIEFLLTATILVNDNKIYNDDTYEYDTIGIPFLAELGRQLYQQELQLKKQ from the coding sequence ATGCTTTCTAAACCAATTAGCATTATCTTTTTCCTATTGCTTATCACTAGCTGTAAAGAGAAATCTAAAGTAGAATTCCCACACCCAATTGAAACCGCTCTAAAAGCCACATCCCCAGAAATTAAAAATGTTGTAGACAGCATCAACAAATATGAAGTACAAATAAAATTCACCCAGATACAACGAAAAAACGGGAAGGTTTTATTTACGGATCATGACTTTCAAACCGATGCTACTCATTATTTTTACCCTGCAAGCAGCGTAAAACTACCCATTGCTATTCTTGCTTTAGAAGCGATTAATAAAATTCCTGATGTACACCTAAATACTAAATTCTATATAGAGGGTGACACCATAGAAACCACTGTAGCAAAAGAAATAACTAAAATTTTTGCCATTAGTGATAACAACGCTTATAATAGACTATTTGAGTTTTTAGGGCAAGACACCATCAACCAGGCATTACACAATAAGGGAATAGAAGATGTTCGCATAGCCCACCGATTGGCAGTTGATAATGCAGACGATATTACGACAAAGCCAATTATCATTTATATGAATGATAGCACCACCAGAATAAGAGGCAAGCATATAAATAGCGTCATTAAGCCCCTTCAATTATCAAGCATTAAAAAAGGAATAGCTTACCTTGATGAGGATGATTTACTAGTTAAAGAGCCTTTTAATTTTGACCAAAAAAACTATTATCCCATTGAAGCACAGCACCAAGTATTAGAGCGAATAATTTTTCCTGAAAAATTTAAACAGGATGAACAATTTAAGATCAGTGCAGCAGAAAGAGATTTTCTACTTCAAGCAATGCGCTCCCTGCCACGAGAGAATGGATACGACGCTACCACGTATTATGATAGTTATGTGAAGTTCTTTATGTTTGGCGACAACCAAGACCCTATACCAAATACTATTGATATATATAATAAGGTAGGCTATGCTTATGGCACACTTACAGACTGCGCTTATATTAAAGACAGCATCAATAAAATTGAATTTTTATTAACCGCTACTATTTTAGTAAACGATAATAAGATATATAATGATGATACTTATGAGTATGACACCATCGGCATTCCTTTTTTAGCAGAGTTGGGCAGACAACTCTATCAGCAAGAACTACAACTAAAAAAGCAATAA
- a CDS encoding DUF2339 domain-containing protein codes for MNNQQDQIKLLEQKLEELLSKQEGFAKNLMAAYKEIEELKKGQLITVTPLKTSETPVVDKVVKAPKIDEREFTAEKVTPEIKTKANEKEKSLEPILEASAPVVTESYVKTEAAVQTSSTKNSSQLPPKKSSLEKFIGENLINKVGILITIIGVIIGVKYSIENNLISPLTRIILGYLFSFGLLAAGLQLKAKYLNFSAVLVSGAISMMYFITFMGYDFYGLFPQLVAFGVMTLLTVFTVVAAINYDKQIIAHLGLVGAYSIPFLLSNNSGNVTALFSYMTIINIGILIISFKKYWKSLYYVSFGFTWLIYLGWIVKDYYYVEDFRFAFTFLGTFFILFYCMFIAYKTLRNEKFQATDVILLFLNSFFFYGIGYYLLDSHATFGKELLGLFTLGNAIIHFIPTVIVYKKKLVDKKLFYLIAALVLTFITITIPVQLDGSWVTILWAIEAATLYWFATTKKITVYKNLSYILIVIAFISLLEDWSHLYDLNPSKERIPPIFNSNFLSSLLVIIAFGFITWLNKAEKFQDLAAPKKAMDKIMGFLIPIGLLIICYLAFSLEIDNYWEQQFLDSFINYTNEDDNLGSTRNYNLIDFKSIWLINYSLLFFSILAVANIKLIKNSTLAIVNFVINNILTFTFLIGGLLIISTLRENYIAQYLGEHYTIGSYYLYIRYISLAFLAFLVYTIYWYTKQDYLNLKIKSAFQIFLHLIILWILSSELLHWMDLAGSSGLYKMNLSILWGAYSLFMVVVGIWKRKKHIRISGIALFGATLAKLFFYDIADLDTISKTIVFVSLGLLLLLISFLYNKYTKQIENDPKDL; via the coding sequence ATGAACAACCAACAAGACCAAATAAAGTTACTTGAACAAAAGCTTGAAGAACTTTTAAGCAAACAAGAGGGTTTCGCCAAGAACTTAATGGCTGCTTATAAGGAGATTGAAGAACTTAAAAAAGGGCAACTTATAACAGTTACTCCTTTAAAAACTTCTGAAACTCCTGTGGTTGACAAGGTAGTTAAAGCTCCAAAAATTGACGAAAGGGAATTTACAGCAGAAAAAGTAACGCCAGAAATAAAAACAAAAGCTAACGAAAAGGAAAAAAGTCTGGAACCTATTTTAGAAGCAAGTGCTCCAGTAGTAACGGAGTCCTATGTAAAAACAGAAGCTGCAGTACAGACTTCAAGCACTAAAAACTCCAGCCAACTCCCTCCAAAAAAATCGAGCTTAGAAAAATTTATTGGAGAGAACTTAATAAACAAGGTTGGTATTCTTATCACTATCATTGGCGTTATCATTGGCGTAAAATATAGTATTGAAAATAACCTTATCAGCCCATTAACTCGTATCATTTTAGGCTATTTATTTTCATTTGGATTACTGGCTGCTGGACTGCAACTAAAAGCTAAATACTTAAATTTTAGTGCCGTGTTGGTTAGTGGAGCCATCAGCATGATGTATTTCATCACCTTCATGGGATATGATTTTTACGGACTATTCCCGCAGCTAGTTGCTTTTGGAGTAATGACACTCCTCACTGTTTTTACAGTCGTCGCTGCCATAAATTATGACAAGCAAATTATTGCCCATTTGGGGCTAGTCGGCGCCTATTCTATTCCATTTTTACTAAGTAATAATTCTGGTAATGTAACTGCACTTTTTAGCTACATGACTATTATCAATATTGGCATTCTAATCATTTCATTTAAAAAATACTGGAAATCACTGTACTATGTTTCTTTTGGATTTACCTGGTTAATTTACTTAGGATGGATTGTAAAAGACTATTATTACGTAGAAGATTTCAGATTTGCATTTACGTTCTTGGGCACCTTTTTTATCCTTTTCTATTGCATGTTTATAGCCTATAAGACCTTAAGAAATGAAAAGTTTCAAGCTACAGATGTCATTTTACTTTTCCTTAATTCATTTTTCTTTTACGGTATTGGTTACTACCTACTAGACTCGCATGCAACGTTTGGAAAAGAATTATTAGGACTATTTACCCTAGGCAATGCCATTATACATTTTATACCAACGGTGATTGTTTACAAAAAGAAATTGGTAGACAAAAAACTATTCTATTTAATAGCTGCCTTAGTGTTAACTTTTATCACTATAACCATTCCAGTGCAACTAGACGGAAGTTGGGTTACCATTTTATGGGCTATTGAAGCTGCCACCCTGTATTGGTTTGCTACCACCAAAAAAATTACGGTATACAAAAATCTTTCTTACATCTTAATTGTCATAGCTTTTATAAGCCTTCTAGAAGATTGGTCTCACCTATATGATTTAAATCCTTCCAAGGAAAGAATACCCCCTATTTTCAATAGCAATTTCTTAAGCTCACTACTGGTTATTATTGCGTTTGGATTTATTACTTGGCTGAATAAAGCTGAGAAATTCCAAGATTTAGCAGCGCCAAAAAAAGCAATGGATAAAATAATGGGATTCTTAATCCCTATAGGATTACTTATTATTTGCTACTTAGCCTTCTCGCTTGAAATAGATAATTACTGGGAGCAACAATTCCTAGATTCATTTATAAACTACACCAATGAAGATGATAATTTAGGCAGCACACGCAATTACAATTTAATAGATTTTAAAAGTATTTGGCTTATAAATTACTCCTTACTGTTCTTTTCTATTTTGGCCGTAGCCAACATCAAGCTTATAAAAAATAGCACATTAGCCATAGTAAACTTTGTCATCAATAACATCCTTACATTTACATTCTTAATTGGAGGATTATTAATTATTAGCACACTCAGAGAAAATTATATTGCGCAATATCTGGGCGAGCATTACACCATAGGTAGTTACTACCTCTATATAAGATATATTTCATTAGCCTTTTTAGCATTTCTAGTATACACGATATACTGGTACACCAAACAAGACTATTTGAATTTAAAAATTAAGAGCGCTTTTCAAATATTCTTACACCTCATTATCCTATGGATCCTAAGTAGTGAACTATTGCATTGGATGGATCTTGCTGGTTCTTCTGGATTATACAAAATGAATTTAAGCATCCTCTGGGGCGCCTATTCCTTATTCATGGTCGTGGTAGGTATTTGGAAAAGAAAAAAACATATACGTATTAGCGGAATTGCACTATTTGGCGCTACACTGGCAAAACTATTCTTTTATGATATTGCCGATTTAGATACCATCTCTAAAACTATTGTATTTGTATCCTTAGGATTACTTTTACTCCTTATTTCATTTTTATATAACAAGTACACCAAACAAATTGAGAATGACCCAAAAGACCTTTAA
- a CDS encoding DUF3999 family protein: protein MTQKTFKLLILLFLGSTGMFAQMKTYQYKREIKDISEQWHSIELPESLYEKTKINLADIRIYGIVKNDTIEAPYALKAKKSIEKINDVTFEVLNESHTNDSYFYTFKVENASKINEIYLNFDKLNFDFNIKIEGGHNEKEWFTIADDYRILSIENRATSFKFTTAKIPTSTYSYYRITAKTSEDPEFKSAMIFENNTIPATYNTYSPIKEEVTNNQKTKETIIALELKHAVPLSHIKVAVLDGLNYLRPIQISYLTDSTKTNTGWHYQYRNLSSSILSSINKNEFDFISTRVKKLKITISNQDNQPLKIGNIELQGYQYELIGRFTEPGQYFLSYGNPEVSEPIYDINLMDNVVPATAKAVALGKELGSQIIVAAPETPALFENKKWLWAIMLLIITLIGYYTIKMIKKS from the coding sequence ATGACCCAAAAGACCTTTAAACTTTTAATTCTTTTATTTTTAGGGAGCACAGGTATGTTTGCTCAAATGAAAACCTATCAATACAAGCGAGAAATAAAAGATATTTCGGAGCAATGGCATAGCATAGAATTACCAGAATCGCTATACGAAAAGACCAAAATAAATCTCGCAGATATTCGCATATATGGCATTGTAAAAAACGATACGATAGAAGCGCCGTATGCTTTAAAAGCAAAGAAAAGTATTGAAAAAATTAACGACGTTACTTTTGAAGTTTTAAATGAAAGTCATACGAACGACAGTTATTTTTATACATTTAAAGTTGAAAATGCTTCGAAGATTAATGAAATCTATTTGAATTTTGATAAGCTAAATTTTGATTTTAACATAAAAATTGAAGGAGGCCATAATGAGAAGGAATGGTTCACCATTGCCGATGACTACCGAATACTGTCTATTGAAAATAGAGCAACTAGCTTTAAATTTACTACCGCTAAAATCCCCACTTCTACCTACAGCTATTATAGAATTACTGCTAAGACTTCTGAAGATCCCGAGTTTAAAAGCGCTATGATTTTTGAAAACAATACGATCCCAGCAACCTACAATACTTATTCCCCAATTAAAGAAGAAGTAACAAATAATCAAAAAACAAAAGAAACTATAATTGCACTAGAACTAAAGCACGCAGTGCCTTTAAGCCATATTAAAGTCGCTGTTCTAGACGGCCTTAATTATTTGAGACCTATTCAAATAAGCTATCTTACAGATAGCACCAAAACAAACACAGGATGGCATTATCAATATAGAAATTTATCTTCAAGCATTCTGAGCTCTATTAACAAAAACGAATTTGATTTTATAAGCACTAGAGTTAAAAAATTAAAAATCACTATTAGTAATCAAGACAACCAACCTTTAAAAATTGGCAACATCGAATTACAGGGGTACCAATATGAATTGATTGGACGCTTTACAGAACCTGGTCAATACTTTCTAAGTTACGGAAACCCAGAAGTATCAGAACCTATCTATGACATTAACCTAATGGATAATGTAGTCCCTGCTACCGCAAAAGCAGTAGCATTAGGTAAAGAATTAGGTAGCCAAATAATTGTAGCAGCGCCAGAAACACCTGCTTTATTTGAAAATAAAAAATGGCTTTGGGCAATTATGCTTTTAATAATTACTCTTATAGGGTACTACACTATTAAAATGATTAAAAAGTCTTAA
- the rimO gene encoding 30S ribosomal protein S12 methylthiotransferase RimO gives MRTKTLKKNKINVVTLGCSKNVYDSEILMGQLKANKKEVVHEGEGNIVVINTCGFINNAKEESVNTILEFVQKKEAGVVDKVFVTGCLSERYKPDLQKEIPNVDEYFGTTELPGLLKALGADYKHELIGERLTTTPKNYAYLKIAEGCDRPCSFCAIPIMRGKHKSTPIENLVVEAEKLAAKGVKELILIAQDLTYYGLDIYKKRNLAELLEALVKVDGIEWIRLHYAFPTGFPMDVLELMKKEPKICNYLDIPLQHIADNILKSMRRGTTKEKTTKLLQDFRALVPEMTIRTTLIVGYPGETEEDFQTLKSWVEEMRFERLGCFTYSHEENTHAYTLEDNVPEEVKQERASQIMEIQSQISWELNQEKIGQSLRCIIDRKEGPHFIGRTEFDSPDVDNEVLIDASKYYLKVGDFVMLKITEAADFDLYGEPV, from the coding sequence ATGCGCACAAAGACACTTAAGAAGAATAAAATTAATGTCGTAACATTAGGTTGCTCTAAAAATGTTTACGATTCTGAAATTTTAATGGGACAACTTAAAGCCAATAAAAAGGAAGTTGTACATGAGGGAGAAGGAAATATTGTAGTTATTAATACTTGTGGATTTATAAATAATGCCAAAGAAGAAAGTGTAAACACAATCTTGGAATTTGTGCAAAAGAAGGAAGCCGGTGTTGTAGATAAGGTATTTGTTACAGGGTGTTTAAGTGAGCGTTATAAGCCAGATTTACAGAAGGAAATTCCGAATGTAGACGAGTATTTTGGTACTACAGAATTACCAGGCTTATTAAAAGCATTAGGAGCAGATTATAAGCACGAGCTAATAGGGGAGCGTTTAACGACTACTCCTAAAAATTATGCCTATTTGAAAATTGCAGAAGGTTGCGATAGACCTTGTTCTTTCTGTGCTATTCCTATTATGCGTGGTAAGCATAAAAGTACACCAATAGAAAATTTAGTAGTTGAAGCAGAGAAATTGGCGGCAAAAGGAGTAAAGGAATTAATTTTAATCGCCCAAGATTTAACGTACTACGGCTTAGATATTTATAAAAAACGAAACCTTGCAGAGCTTCTTGAAGCCTTGGTAAAGGTTGATGGTATTGAGTGGATTCGTTTGCATTATGCGTTCCCTACAGGTTTTCCAATGGATGTGTTGGAATTAATGAAGAAGGAGCCAAAAATTTGTAATTATTTAGATATTCCTTTACAGCATATAGCAGATAATATTCTGAAAAGTATGCGTAGAGGTACTACAAAAGAAAAAACAACCAAGTTATTACAAGACTTTAGAGCTTTGGTGCCAGAAATGACAATTAGAACTACTTTAATTGTTGGGTATCCTGGAGAAACTGAAGAGGATTTCCAGACCTTAAAAAGTTGGGTGGAAGAAATGCGTTTTGAACGTTTAGGTTGCTTTACGTATAGTCATGAGGAAAATACACATGCGTATACTTTGGAAGATAATGTTCCAGAAGAAGTAAAGCAAGAGCGTGCCTCTCAAATAATGGAAATACAATCTCAAATTTCATGGGAGTTAAACCAAGAAAAAATAGGACAATCTCTTCGTTGTATCATCGATAGAAAAGAGGGTCCTCATTTTATTGGCCGGACAGAGTTTGATTCTCCAGATGTAGATAATGAAGTGCTTATTGATGCTTCAAAATACTATTTGAAAGTAGGCGATTTTGTTATGTTGAAAATAACAGAAGCGGCCGATTTCGATTTGTACGGAGAGCCAGTTTAA
- a CDS encoding serine hydrolase, which translates to MKQLSIFIFTLLILGNFSCSTDSISKVEEEEEEITNEDVYFPPLQTTIWETKSPEELQWDTDKLPQLLSYLEETNTKGFIILHQGKIVVEHYMNAHDSSKVWYWASAGKTLTAATIGIAQEECLLAISDKVSDYLSTGWTSSPLAKENLITIENLLQMDSGLSDTNGDNVSPDNLEYMADAGTRWAYHNVYLKLQDVIATTSSMTYKEYFNTKLRDKIGMSGTWTNLNDLSVYWSDTRSMARFGLLISENGKWENTQIIPSTYLNIATSTSQNINEAYGYLWWLNGKSSYHLPQSQSTFDGSLIPNAPTDMYAALGKNDQKLYIIPSKDLVIIRMGDSAEEENFALSSYDTNLWDKINDLLP; encoded by the coding sequence ATGAAACAGTTATCGATTTTTATTTTTACACTTCTGATTTTAGGTAATTTTTCCTGTTCTACAGATTCTATTTCTAAAGTAGAAGAAGAAGAAGAAGAAATAACAAATGAGGACGTATACTTTCCTCCTCTCCAAACTACGATTTGGGAAACAAAAAGTCCCGAAGAATTACAGTGGGATACTGACAAATTACCCCAGTTATTATCCTATCTTGAGGAAACAAACACTAAAGGATTTATCATTTTACATCAAGGAAAGATAGTTGTTGAACATTATATGAATGCACATGATTCATCGAAAGTGTGGTATTGGGCCAGTGCTGGAAAAACACTGACCGCCGCAACTATAGGTATTGCACAAGAAGAATGCTTACTTGCTATAAGCGATAAAGTTTCCGATTACCTAAGCACAGGCTGGACCAGCAGCCCCTTAGCTAAGGAAAATCTTATTACCATTGAAAATTTATTACAAATGGATTCTGGCTTAAGTGACACGAACGGCGATAACGTTAGCCCCGATAATTTAGAATATATGGCAGATGCAGGGACCCGATGGGCTTATCATAATGTATATCTAAAACTACAAGATGTGATAGCCACAACAAGCAGCATGACTTACAAAGAATATTTCAACACTAAATTGAGAGATAAAATTGGAATGAGCGGCACTTGGACTAATTTAAATGATCTTAGCGTATATTGGAGCGACACTAGAAGCATGGCACGCTTTGGCTTACTTATCTCTGAAAATGGGAAATGGGAAAACACACAAATTATTCCAAGTACCTATCTAAATATTGCCACGAGTACATCACAAAATATTAATGAAGCTTATGGTTACTTATGGTGGCTAAATGGTAAATCTAGCTATCATTTACCGCAATCTCAAAGCACCTTTGACGGTTCACTTATACCTAATGCACCAACAGACATGTATGCTGCCTTAGGCAAAAACGATCAAAAATTATATATCATTCCAAGCAAAGATCTTGTAATTATCAGAATGGGTGATTCTGCTGAAGAGGAAAACTTTGCGTTATCTTCTTATGACACCAACCTTTGGGATAAAATTAATGACTTACTACCTTAA
- a CDS encoding amidase family protein has product MKYILPLFVLLSVFSCKDMNISNSKEVLWVGYDDSLEVAANKTHENPRMQYKLIQSKVLDKNDVFLPLQDVVSKISVSDYEKWKPFIMEQNIPTIQANIKAGKISYEALVLFYLYRIYKYELDNETTLNTILALNKDVLHQARAYDKELFSSPDKVRHPIFGMPILLKDNIDTYGMKTTAGAIALMANETDDAFIVERLKERGALILGKVNLSEWAYFLCSGCPVGYSAIGGQTLNPYGRRVFETGGSSAGSGTSIAANYAVAAVGTETSGSILSPSSQNSIVGLKPTIGLLSRSGIVPISSTLDTPGPMTRNVVDNAILLSAMTGKDLSDIKSVDTFKNYIEAVTSDSSLEGKRFGAFSDLIATDSIYAATVEQLEASGATVVVFTPKELGLPGFLSILNIDMKNDLPSYIQQNVKNKNEVNVTSIEDVIRFNQQDSLVRIPYGQALFEGIVADTTSSAELKLIIADLEQKSRAYFDEILEQDNLDAVLSINNYHAGYAAAAKYPALTVPMGYKSTGEPISLTFIAKQFEEDKLLRLGAAFEKVTNIRKMPKGYN; this is encoded by the coding sequence ATGAAATATATTTTACCATTATTCGTCTTGTTATCGGTGTTCTCGTGTAAGGATATGAATATTAGCAATAGTAAGGAAGTATTGTGGGTAGGCTACGATGATTCATTAGAAGTGGCCGCTAATAAGACTCATGAGAATCCCAGAATGCAATACAAATTAATTCAGTCTAAGGTGTTGGATAAGAATGATGTATTTCTTCCCCTGCAGGATGTAGTCTCTAAAATTTCTGTTTCAGATTATGAGAAGTGGAAACCCTTTATAATGGAGCAAAATATCCCAACAATACAAGCTAATATAAAAGCAGGAAAGATAAGTTATGAAGCACTTGTGTTGTTTTACTTATATCGTATTTATAAGTATGAATTGGATAATGAGACGACATTAAATACAATTTTAGCTTTAAATAAAGATGTGCTACATCAAGCTAGAGCATATGATAAGGAGTTGTTTAGTAGTCCGGATAAAGTTAGGCATCCTATTTTTGGAATGCCTATCTTATTAAAAGACAATATAGATACTTATGGTATGAAAACCACTGCGGGAGCCATTGCTTTAATGGCTAATGAAACCGATGACGCGTTTATAGTGGAGCGTTTAAAGGAACGTGGCGCTTTAATTTTAGGGAAAGTGAATTTAAGCGAATGGGCTTATTTTTTGTGTTCTGGATGTCCAGTTGGGTATAGTGCTATCGGTGGTCAAACGTTAAATCCTTATGGTCGTAGAGTTTTTGAAACCGGCGGTTCTAGCGCAGGTAGTGGTACTTCTATCGCCGCTAATTATGCCGTAGCTGCTGTGGGTACAGAAACTTCTGGATCTATTTTGTCACCGTCTAGTCAGAACTCTATTGTGGGTCTAAAGCCTACGATAGGCTTACTAAGTAGAAGTGGCATTGTTCCAATTTCAAGTACCTTAGATACACCTGGTCCTATGACTAGAAATGTGGTGGATAATGCTATTTTGTTATCAGCTATGACAGGCAAAGACCTATCGGATATAAAATCTGTAGATACGTTTAAGAACTATATAGAAGCAGTGACTTCCGATAGTTCATTAGAAGGCAAGCGCTTTGGTGCTTTTTCAGATTTAATTGCTACAGACTCAATTTATGCGGCTACCGTTGAGCAGTTGGAAGCTTCTGGTGCTACGGTGGTTGTTTTTACGCCCAAAGAACTTGGGTTGCCTGGTTTTTTAAGTATTTTGAATATTGATATGAAGAACGATTTGCCGAGCTACATTCAGCAGAATGTCAAAAATAAAAATGAGGTAAATGTAACTTCTATTGAAGATGTTATTCGCTTTAATCAGCAAGATTCCTTAGTTAGAATTCCTTATGGGCAAGCTTTGTTTGAGGGTATTGTGGCAGATACAACTTCATCAGCAGAACTCAAATTAATCATCGCAGATTTGGAGCAAAAAAGTAGGGCTTACTTTGATGAGATTTTGGAGCAAGATAATTTAGATGCTGTTTTAAGTATTAATAATTACCATGCTGGCTACGCCGCCGCTGCAAAATATCCAGCACTAACGGTTCCTATGGGGTATAAATCCACAGGAGAACCTATTAGTTTGACCTTTATAGCAAAACAGTTTGAGGAGGATAAATTACTTCGACTTGGGGCTGCATTTGAGAAGGTAACAAATATTAGAAAGATGCCTAAGGGGTATAATTAA
- the ftsY gene encoding signal recognition particle-docking protein FtsY yields the protein MSLFKKLFSSKKKETLDKGLEKTKTSFFGKLNKAVAGKSKVDDDVLDNLEEVLVASDVGVDTTLKIIKGIEARVAKDKYVGTEELNEILREEIARLLSETNSGEDVEFTIPKDKKPYVIMVVGVNGVGKTTTIGKLAYQFKKQGYKVVLGAGDTFRAAAIDQLQIWADRVGIPIIKQQMGSDPASVAFDTLSSAVKNDADVVIIDTAGRLHNKINLMNELSKVSRVMQKVVPDTPNDVLLVLDGSTGQNAFEQAKQFTKATNVTSLAVTKLDGTAKGGVVIGISDQFKIPVKYIGVGEGIEDLQVFNKYEFVDSFFSNK from the coding sequence ATGAGTTTATTCAAAAAGCTGTTTTCTTCTAAAAAGAAAGAAACACTTGATAAGGGTCTGGAGAAAACCAAAACTTCATTTTTTGGAAAATTAAACAAAGCTGTAGCCGGTAAGTCTAAGGTTGATGATGACGTTCTTGATAATTTAGAGGAGGTTTTAGTGGCTTCTGATGTTGGTGTAGATACCACCTTGAAAATTATTAAAGGCATTGAAGCGCGCGTAGCAAAAGATAAATATGTAGGAACAGAAGAGTTAAATGAAATTCTTCGCGAAGAGATAGCGCGTTTACTTTCTGAAACAAATTCAGGAGAAGATGTAGAGTTTACTATTCCAAAAGACAAAAAGCCTTATGTGATTATGGTGGTAGGAGTCAATGGTGTAGGGAAAACAACCACCATAGGAAAATTAGCATATCAATTTAAGAAGCAAGGGTATAAGGTGGTTCTAGGTGCTGGAGATACATTTAGAGCGGCAGCAATAGATCAATTACAAATTTGGGCAGATAGAGTAGGTATTCCTATTATCAAACAACAAATGGGGAGTGATCCTGCATCTGTAGCATTTGATACCTTAAGCTCTGCAGTGAAAAATGATGCTGATGTCGTGATTATTGATACGGCAGGAAGACTTCACAATAAGATAAACTTAATGAACGAGCTTTCTAAAGTGAGTAGAGTAATGCAGAAAGTAGTTCCAGATACACCTAATGATGTGCTTTTGGTTTTAGATGGTTCTACAGGACAGAATGCCTTTGAGCAGGCAAAGCAATTTACGAAAGCAACAAATGTAACTTCATTAGCTGTCACTAAATTAGATGGTACCGCCAAAGGTGGTGTTGTGATAGGAATTTCAGATCAATTTAAGATTCCAGTAAAATATATCGGAGTAGGAGAAGGAATAGAAGATCTTCAAGTCTTTAACAAATATGAGTTTGTAGATTCATTCTTCAGTAATAAGTAA
- a CDS encoding DUF4295 domain-containing protein, which produces MAKKTVASLQTSSKRLTKAIKMVKSPKSGAYTFTEAVMAPEEVSGWLTKK; this is translated from the coding sequence ATGGCAAAGAAGACGGTAGCAAGTTTACAAACCAGTTCTAAAAGATTGACTAAAGCTATAAAAATGGTTAAGTCACCAAAATCTGGTGCTTATACATTTACAGAAGCGGTTATGGCTCCTGAAGAGGTTAGCGGTTGGTTGACTAAGAAATAA
- the rpmG gene encoding 50S ribosomal protein L33: MAKKGNRIQVILECTEHKESGQPGTSRYITTKNKKNTPDRIELKKFNPILKKMTVHKEIK, encoded by the coding sequence ATGGCTAAGAAAGGTAATAGAATCCAAGTGATTTTGGAATGTACAGAGCACAAAGAATCAGGACAACCTGGTACTTCAAGATACATTACAACAAAAAATAAGAAGAACACTCCTGATAGAATTGAGCTTAAGAAATTCAACCCAATTCTAAAGAAAATGACTGTTCATAAAGAAATTAAGTAA
- the rpmB gene encoding 50S ribosomal protein L28, translated as MSKVCEITGKRAMFGNNVSFSINKTRRRFNVNLSKKRFYIEEENRWVTLKVSARALKSINKKGISAVLKEAKANGLTK; from the coding sequence ATGTCAAAAGTTTGCGAAATTACCGGAAAGAGAGCTATGTTTGGAAACAACGTATCGTTTTCCATCAATAAGACAAGAAGAAGATTCAATGTAAATCTTTCCAAAAAGCGTTTCTATATTGAAGAAGAAAACCGTTGGGTTACTTTGAAAGTATCTGCGCGTGCATTAAAATCGATCAATAAGAAAGGTATTAGTGCAGTATTGAAAGAAGCTAAAGCAAATGGATTAACTAAGTAA